ctcctTGGGGCTCTTAAATTCTTTAAGTAAAAACAAATGTAAGCTAGGGTTTTACTTTATTTGATCGTGATGCAATTGAATCTTTTAACAAACGTAGGTTGTTatacaatttcaatacatttcGCTCATGTTTGTTTTTGCGGTGAAATTTCCTTAAACGTATATTTGAATTGAAGCAACAATTCATGGCCTCTCAATTATCACAGTagattcttttgttttatttttggatcAAAACGGTGGATTTGCCTTAGGACGCGAGAAATAGTAGTTGAACGTCAAACCAAATACATATTTCATGTGTTCTAATCAATGTTTTAGAAATTGGATCGAATGAGTAACATATGAGTCATACTTCAACCGATTCAACAATCATATGACAAATAGAAAAAAGCACCCGAAAGATAAAACAAACAAGCGCAActaaagaatattttttgaTCCAATTTTTAATGCACGACgtttaaatatagaaaaaaaaaaatcttatttgcGTCTTTAACACACGCACTAAGGAACCAAAtagtataaattataatattgaaaattgtgtattcaatatttttaaattttaaagatttattatcttttaaatacatacttttctttttaattccttttttaACTTCTAAATGCGTGTCCTTAAAACATACGTTATCATGACCCATAAATAAAAGTTGGATCATTCATACAAATTATGTAAGACCATGAAGAAAATTTtgtcttcaaaatataaatcaaacacTTATCTAAGTGAGGAATACACACTTttctatacaatttttttttactctcttAACATTATCTTAAGATTATTTGTCATGATCttcgttaatttttttatgaaaaatgctaaCCCTAATATCTCTAGACACTcgttaaaaaagttaaaaataaaaaatgtgaagtgaatgaaaagTTAAATGTTGTATAGTACTAGTACATAATAAATGGGGGGAATTGGACCGTTGATGGGGGCATGCATGATTGCAGTGCCTAGAGTAGTGGGATTGGGAGAGGAGGGAGTCCTTTCGGTGTCTTCAAAGTTGCAACaatcttttgtttgttttctttcaaaaaacaccaaacaaatTCCAGGTAATAAATATAGATCCATACCCTGCTATAAAACAAAAGAATGCATCTGAAAAAAGTACCAGTACCAACGGCTAGAAGAACAGTTTAATGTCTTCTTCCTTCACATGCACCTTCATTTCCAACAATGTAATCAGATAAACTAATCAtcgaaataataaaaaatatttatagtgGTATAAATTTACACTCATTTATTGAGAGAATCTTTGTCCTCTAAATTACCAGTACTACTACTAAAAATGAAGCAATTCAGTTCTTCAAACATGTACATGCAACTTTTGTTTCATAATTTAAACAACATGGGTCAATTTAACCACTCCACCAAAATACACTCCTACATTTTGTTTAGttgtccaaaaaataaaattatctaaaCACATTAAACaagttaataaatttatttaatttaatccttTCACATTAAACAAGTTCATAATTTCTCTTTcgtcaaaaatatatttcattctcCTCGTGAGTTTATGTCAGTTGGTAGGAAagatgcataatatatgcaaggtccaggattcaaaccccggccacaaaaaaaaaaaaacaacatttcatTTGATATAATCTTTTTCATGTAACACTTTTAGctattaatttcatttatttttctatttccaacaattggtggatatttttttataaaatattggcaaatattatttgaactttaacaaacaacaaataaaaaagaaaagttcgGAAAAAACGTATCTTCAACTCTAGTTGTGAGCATTTCGACCATTTCAATGGCGCTAAACCTTGAGGTCTGTTTTGATTCTAATAGTCCATATAATCcaactaatttaatttttttcataaaaaaaacattaaaagatatttatatattgttttttttttgaggaaaaagatatttatatattgttttaaaaactCTCTTGCTACATATCATAATAAACACAAAACTTTTCAATATGCTATTAGAGAAAACTAAATtaaccaatatttttaatttaaactaaatcataatatgataaatataaaaattattcgACCCAACAATTTTAAAGACAAAACTGACTATCCACTCTTGGTTCATTCCTTACTTGCTACTGGTGCTGTACATTACATTGAATTCACTCCTTGTTCATTCGTTACTTTATACTAGTATTAtccattatattaaaaaatttaatactacTATATTTTAAAGTAATTGAAATCTAAAATACCAGTAACGATGAACTTCTCTTTAAATCTCATGTTCGAATGCTCTTGATGTcaataatttttgtatttattccatttataatagttttttttctttgtcatCAAATATGTATTTAATAGTTAACATTGAGAATGGTTATCTAGATAAATCGAGTATTGAATCAGATatcttgttttcaaaaaaataaataatgttttttaaataaatattcttatgattttaaaaatgaaaaaggagaaaaaagttgttttatttAAGTCCTTCAAGTTTTGTTTCTTGGGAGTTCAGCTACCTCTCTACTAGACCTATTAATACGCTTTGGTTACAATGAAGAAACTCCAATCCATACACACATTCAAACATAGACAATATTTCTCAATCTTAGCCGTTTGATTTATCTGACAAACTTTCCACGTGGGATTATTGTCTTGATCTTTGTTTTATGACAAAAATCTAGTATTAATGTCTTGGTCTTATAACCCTCTCTCTCATTAATATTCTCCTACAGCTTTACCCCACTTTCatcacttttcattttttcactTCCTTTGGTTTTTATTTTCCACACAcacactctttctctcttctcttctctctctctttcattattgagtttttttcttAGGTAGATTTGAACTGAATCTATCAACAATGGCTTTGCATTTTCTGCTTATGCTTTTTGCAGTTTCTCTTGTTGCAGCTGATGATGGTTAGTTCCTTCCTTACTatgctttctttgttttcaagagatgctttgtttgtttttcacTTTTTGAATATATGCTTGTGTTTTGAATCTTCCTTTGTTCTTTTAGTTCTATATTCTTTACATTGGTCAGCATTGTTCAGAAACCACTAAaacatttaatatttgttttaactttATGGGTTCTGCTTGTTAAGCCATTGTTTCCATGTTTAGGGTTAACCCTCTAGCAGAGGAGTTTGTTATTTATTAGGaaaattttcaactttattttctaaaaaataatgcACAGTAGTGGTGGTGTGGTATAAACTTGATTTAGGTTAAAGTGTTGTTTTAGATTTGAACAGTGTTGTTGAAGTGTTAAGAACTAAGGTTTGAAGAGTATGCATTTCTGTTTCTTAAAatgttgtttatttgttttatgtttaacTTTTGGCTAAATATAAGTAAtgtgtttaaaataattaattatggttTTATGGTTAATTTTCTTGAATGTGGTCCTTCTTTAGGATTCTGATTTATTATTTGAAGTagaatgttttttatttgtcattttccCCAACAttgcaaaattatttttgaataaagcTTTATTTTTGAGGGGTCTATTGTTCTATTCTTGAAAAGTTTTGGTTGTAATGTTAGACAGCAAGCATCAATTTTTTAAGTACTAATTAAGTAATGTACACTAGCATATTTATGGACATATTAAccatttatttaactttttccccccaaatattaaaaatattgttgcaTATGCTTCCAAGATGAACCTTGTGTTTATGTGAGTGGTTAATTCTGTGAGGACTTGTTAAAATCTTATTGTTAATGGATCTTAATGTTTTGTACCTTGCAGCACCTTTTATTGGAGTGAACATTGGAACAAGTCTCTCGGATATGCCACACCCTACTCAAGTTGTGGCACTACTCAAAGCACAGAAAATTCAAAACGTTCGATTGTACGATGCAGACCAAGCTATGCTCGTTGCACTTGCAAAAACAGGCATTCAAGTTGTTATAACTGTCCCGAACGAACAAATCTTAGCAATTGGTCAATCAAATGCTTCGGCTGCCAATTGGGTTTCTCGCAACGTGGTAGCACATTATCCAGCTACCAATATCACTGCCATTTGTGTTGGTTCTGAGGTTTTAACCACATTGCCTAATGTGGCAAAAGTTCTTGTTAATGCAATTAAGTACATTCATTCAGCCCTAGTTGCATCAAATCTTGATCGCCAAGTCAAAGTTTCGACACCCCTTCCTTCATCCATCATCCTTGATTCGTTTCCCCCCTCTCAAGCTTTCTTTAACCGATCGCTGAATTCGGTTTTAATCCCAATCCTTGATTTCTTGCAATCAACCGACTCTTACCTCATGCTCAATATTTACCCTTACTATGATTACATGCAATCAAATGGTGTGATTCCATTAGATTATGCACTCTTTAAACCTCTCCCTCCAAACAAAGAAGCTGTTGATTCTAATACACTTCTCCATTACTCCAATGTCTTTGATGCCATGGTCGACGCAGCATACTTCGCCATGGCTTTTCTTAACTACACCAACATTCCTGTAGTAGTAACAGAATCAGGATGGCCCTCAAAAGGTGCCGCGAACGAGCCCGACGCAACAATTGACAATGCCAATAATTACAACAGCAATTTGATCAAGCATGTTTTTAACAAAACTGGAACTCCAAAACATCCGGGAATTGCTGTTAGTACTTACATCTATGAACTCTACAACGAGGATACGAAATCAGGGCCATTGTCGGAGAAAAACTGGGGATTGTTTGATGCAAATGGTGTCCCTATTTACATATTACACTTGGCAGGATCAGGAGCGGTGTTGGCGAACGACACCAGCAATCAAACTTTCTGCATCGCAAAGGACGGTGCTGACCCAAAGATGATACAGGCTGCATTAGATTGGGCATGCGGACCTGGAAAAGTGGAATGCTCTTCATTGCTGCAAGGGCAACCATGTTATGAACCAGACAATGTGATTGCACATGCAAATTATGCTTTTGACAGTTACTATAATAAAATGGGGAGGACTCCTGATTCATGTGACTTCAAGGGAGTTGCTACAATTACCACCTCAGATCCAAGTAAAATACCGTTGCCTAATTCTTTTTTGATCTAGCtttagtatgattttttttaagttctatCGATGTCCTCTATGATAATTAATTATGAACTTTTTGAATGATTGCAGGTCATGGTTCTTGTGTATATCCTGGAAGGTAAAGATTTTTTGCTTCTTTGTTTCGTTCTCACTATCCAATATGCATTATTTTTTCTGGATATACAAATCTTGGTAAATTAGTTGTCATGTTAGTTTTCAGAGATCAACcctagaaaaataaaactaaacagAATCGTTAATGGTTCTTCTTTAACCAAACTGGTATATAGGTTCGGTTGACCGGTTTGGTGGTATCAAATCGAACTGGTAGTCTGGTACTACCTTTtcgggaagaaaaaaaaacgaacTGCACTTTTTTAAACCAAActgattttttattgttgttatgtGAACCGAAACTGTACCAAATTCATATTATTAACCGATAAGTATTGttgaaaaataaccaaaaaccgAACCGTTAAAGCAAaccaaattgaattgaaaagaaCCTCACTGGTTAGGTTTGTCAACTGTCAGTCACAGTCGGTTGTTTTCGGGGCTGGTTTAAAGgcttggtttttttatttaattttaaactgTCCTAACCGGGACATCTAATGTGCATTAATTAATACTTAGAACTTTGGTTTTGTGAATATGTGCAGTCTTGGCAAAAATAACACCTTTGGCAACTTCACAGCACCATCAATGAATTCAAGTTCAGATTCTTCAGCCTACAACATCCACAGCTGTGAATTGAGAATTAGAAGCCTTCTAGTAGTGACAGGGTTTCTGATACTGGGAGTGGTGTTGGTCTAGTAGGATTATATGTCTAGAACACattttaatcattcaaaaattttgTGGTGGTGATAATGTTACAGTTGGTATTGGTTGTAGCATTTTGTTGTTCGTTCATTCAATTTTGTACAAAATCCAGCCAAGGGTTTGGACTGAATGAGGCTCCAGcaaaatcatcattatcattctTTTCAGTTAGAGTTTATTCAATCATTAGCAATCATTGATATTCTaagattttctttctttcatttataatCTTGTTCTCATTATTAAAGTCAACAAAGAATTCATCATTTCTTATCTAATGAATAGCCTTGTAATTGATGAAAAGCTTAGGGCTAGCTCACACCTCCATGAGACTGTGCTGCTTCAATATAAACTTCACCACTCACTAAAAAAACATAGACATAAAACATATTTGCAGTGTTGTGTTGTGCAACATCTTGTTTCAAGAATCAAGAGTCTTCATGCTGAATCCTAAATTGGTTGTGCACAATTCCtttgctatgttgcaagttgaTTGTGAAAATCCTTCCGGAGAGACCTTGTTGGCTGATCATGAACTTCATGCCGAATCACAGGATATGCAGAGAGTTATCAATGATTCTGGCATTGAAGCTTCCAATGGGAATGCTGGTCTAGAGTCAGGCTTTGATATCGAGGCATTAGCTACACTGGCTTCTTCTAGTTTGGATAGCACACTCCTGCCTGGTGCTATGCCTCAACCTATCACTACTTACCACGCCTCTCTATCCGCAGACAAACTTCCTATTTTGGAACTTGTCAACACACCAGTGCATGATGGAGTTGTCTGTTCTTCTGCAGATCAGAGATGTGTCGACATTTTACAACAGTTTTGAGGGGATTATACTATTGAGGAGCATGAGTCTAGCCTTGCATGCCCATCAGCAGCTagaaacaaaaagcaaaagaagCAGAAAAATATACAAGTTTCACCAAAAAGCACAAGTAGTGAGCACATACAAATTCGTTCTAAAAAGGGTGTAATCAAAAGTAATCCTAAATATTTGTGATTAGAGGATTAGGATGGTTTGATACTCATATTTTTTGCATAACTGTTATGTCTGATTAGAATTCTTTAGGGGTTTGTTTTCGGCCCTTTGCTTTTATGGCAGACTcctctttgtttttgttgttaaagGGATAGCCTTAGgcttcctttctttcttttgtgtCAAGCCTTAATCCTagtttgcattttattttcattgtctcAATCAAAAAAGTCTATGATTTGCTTTTGGTGGCTTATATGTGCATAGTgaatttatagtttaatttgttttgaatggaaacATCGATGATCCCATTCCCTGGAGTGTTTAGTCttcaatactttttaaaaaaaagtatacctTAAGTCTGATGAAGCATGTAAGCTAGACTAGGATTGCACTTGTGTTACATACCACATGACAATGGTCAATTCAAGTGTGACACAtgataatacaattttttaaacataaaagtaTGTGAAAGAGATGATAAAATAGTTGAATTGACTTATATGTTACAATTGAATTGACTACGACATTCTCACTttaatggtacacaagtggagtccgcTAGACTATAAACATTTGTTAGCTTAACTTATTCCCACCCAAGTTATATGTATGTATACTTTTGCAACAGTATGCAAAATACTAAATTATTAATGTGTTCTCTGAGTTTTATATATCAACTACAGATAAACAAACTCAGATGCATGTGTAATGTTTATAATACATTTCAATATGAGTATTCAACAACAAAGTAATTTGCATATTTTACAATATTTCTAATtcatctaagtttatttttgacATAATATCTAAAAATCGACATCCTTAGAGTTGGAGGTGTAGAAATTACTTCTCCAAAATATGACTAATTCATTTGTGCTAAAGGCCCAAACAGTTTACAAAACCGTCCCACTCTCTCCACGTACCAGTAAAAACCCTAGCACAACCAAGGATATATAAATTCACTTCTAAACCTTCTCCATTTTCATCACTTCCACCCCACCATTTTTTTCAGATCTAATCGATTTTCTTAACCCTATATTTCTCTTTTCCCaatttattttcacttttcaatttcaatctatgATTCGCATCATTCACTACAATTCTCTATTTCCTTAACCATGTAATAGAGAATAATGAATCGATGCAATATCAACATGTTCCTCTGGACGGCATAGTCCTAATTTTCAATGGATTCTTGCTTTTTCTCGTAGGATCcacaatttcttttattctttaagAAAATCATAGAATCCATTGTAAAAATcattttgaatattgttttagtttttaatttctGTGTGTGTCTTGATTATTATATGGTAAtcgaattaattaatttctgcATTTTTATTTAGGATTATTATGTGTGTGAATTTAGTTGTTGCTCAATGATGATTATTTTGCTTTAACCACACTGAATAGAATCTGGATGGTGTTTAATTCCCGTTTTATTTAAGTCTATGATTTGCTTTTTGTGCTTAATTTTGCTTAATGACTTCATTCTCTAACAAAAGAGGATTCATTTTGTTTCATCTTTTTTTAGAGATTGATAGAAGGCTTAGTTAAGCATTTGAAGCAGTTTGGCTTAGATTTTAAGGGCATTTTTCCTATCTTCGTTTCTCATGTGGACAAACTGTGCCATTTAACTGAGAGCAATCAATAACTAcaccatttaatttaatttgtaagTGTGTTGGTGTAAGTCTTTGATCAATTGTCTGACTGGTGGTTCTTTGGCGTGCTTTGTGAGCTGAATTTTAGGGGACTATGAAGCAAATCATAGAACTATAAGCAAGTTTTAGAGCATATAGTTATCAacattctcttctcttttcaatCAATGTGGATCTGCAGTAGTGTATTGAAACAGTAGTGTGGCTATAATTTCTcgagacaaaaatatgaatagacgttaatctttctttgttttgaaaGTTTTAGAACATGTTAGAGCACGAAGACTCtaattgtaacatttttttcttggaaaGAACTCTAAATTATGTTAgtctttatctttatatatgatatattttttttttacaaaaagtaattcatataatttttatctttttaatggtaaaataatgaacttttaatgaaaatttacaAAGTTTGTATCAATTGGAATTATTTAAAAAACCACCTGACgggaaaattaataaaaaacatgaaGGTCGCCAAAGTAGCAAAATTAACTAGAGTTTATGCTATTACTATGGAGTCAAAACTATCACTTAAACAAAGAGAAACTCAAACTCATTTTCCTTGTACAAATGTTGAATATGGAATACTTAATTTGATGTTGCCCCTTTCacgcaaaagataaaattgatgatcatctttgaaaatatgaaataataaatCGGTTTcacttcataataataatattaaatgttaaaacaaattcatttcttgttattttttataaatgtggTGATTAATTTTGCTTTTGGATCTGAAAAGACCATCTACATTTATGAGATGTATTGACGTAAGACAGATACTAGACCAACAACCTTGTTAAATTCTCGTTAGTTTTCCTattcttttcattattttccaatttttgtgaaaaagatAAGAAGTTGTGGAAATTTTActtcatattttgtttctttttttgttaagcAAATAATGAACTTTTAATGAAAGTTCACGAAGTTTTCTGCTCTATTCAAGAAGTAAagtaggaaaagaaaaaaaatagagaaatgctagcaacacattCTAACACACACTTTCaattaggcatggcaacaaaatttATACCACTTGTACCCGTGGTTATCCATCCGAACCAAACCTATTTTGACGGGTATTTCCCATTTTGATTGGGTTTGAGTATGAGTTTGGATTTTTCCTGATTTCAAGACACGAGTTTGGGTAGGTACCCATTctgaacccatacccaaacccgtcttgaatgtagaaaatattttatattgatatgtcatgttattttatttgataattgTCGTGTTATAAAAACTATCATATGGGGATTAGGCGGGGATATCCAACCCCGTCGGGAACGGGGATGGAGTTCAATTTTCATCTGAATATAAGTAGGGTAACATATAAGTATATTAGAATCGGATATGGGGACGTGGAATGTAAAACCCGTCCCTATCCCGCCCCAATGCCATGCCTACTTTCAACACACtctttttgattggttaaaattcaaaatagagtGTGATCCACGTGATCACCAAAGACAAGTTTGTGGTCATGATCATAATCATTAGTGAAAATGCCATTGGTCTCGTATTGAGACTCATTTTGCCTACAAAGATGTGAATATGAATCAACTCTTTAGGTGTTGTTAATTTCCCTATGCACCCGGATAGAAAAAATTGATCATCGTGTAAGATAAAAGTGAAGTGGTAAGGAAATAAATCCGTTTTACTTTAATAATAAAAgtcaaaataaagtttaatgtttaagtgtgttttttttgtcaaagataAAATGTTTAAGCgtgttttaaactttttatgTCATTGTTAATTTAAAACACAcctaaacataattttattattaagaaaataaaagaaatttatttcTTCACACTTCCTTCCACGTCTCATGATTATCAATTTCTTCCGAGTGATTTTTTATAAAGTTCAATGAATGCTAAAACAAATTACCTTTGCCTCCACAGTTATAACCGATATTCTCGTTACTTCTGGtgaaaaaaaactaagtttttgaaattttcattgCGATCATGACCATGACCACGACCACGAGGCGATCGTGCATTTCAACATTGGAGAAAACagttatatttgaatttttacttGCCATATAGCTGTAGTATCATGTATGATTTTTGATACACAAGACATGCTAGCATCAATTACAAACAAAATAAGTGTAGTATTAGTACTAGAAATTAGTAGTATGCCATTATCTCTATAGTAACATGATAGATTATTGTTATGCTTCAGACATGCTGCATTAGTTACAAAATGAAATGTGACTGAGTTTCAGGTATTCCTAAACTGTCTGTGTCCAAATGTATTCAGATGATTCCTTTGTATTGctattaaattgattgatgtaTGAGAAATTAGGGGGAAGGGCTAGGAGCTGCAGATGGAGCTGATGAGAAAAGACTAGAGAAGAATTTCTCTGCTAGAATAGCATTTGCTGCATCTGATGGATGAAATGCATCCCAAAATACATATTCATTGCGGTTTTTGCATAACTTTGAGTTTGGTAAGCATAAACCTCCAATGCTTGTGTCTACATTACAACAAGATGTATTTGAAACTTTAAAACCTGTAGAAATACAGCAATAGAAAAATGAGTGCATTGTTGttgaatataattaaataatcttGAGCATAATGTAAGGcttaaaatggaaattttacCATAAGTAGATGGATTATCGATTAAGTCGAGAACTAAAGGATAGGTGTCTGCAAAGACAAGTTTTGCATTTGGAAGACCGCGGTTTAGTTTGATGATTAGCTTCTGTACTTTAGAGTTGAATTGTTGAATCCATTCATTAACTTGCTTTAGACATTGGCCGCGTTTGGATTTAACTCTTTGTGATGGAATACAACCGAGTGGACCAAGTC
Above is a genomic segment from Medicago truncatula cultivar Jemalong A17 chromosome 5, MtrunA17r5.0-ANR, whole genome shotgun sequence containing:
- the LOC11442120 gene encoding glucan endo-1,3-beta-glucosidase 2 is translated as MALHFLLMLFAVSLVAADDAPFIGVNIGTSLSDMPHPTQVVALLKAQKIQNVRLYDADQAMLVALAKTGIQVVITVPNEQILAIGQSNASAANWVSRNVVAHYPATNITAICVGSEVLTTLPNVAKVLVNAIKYIHSALVASNLDRQVKVSTPLPSSIILDSFPPSQAFFNRSLNSVLIPILDFLQSTDSYLMLNIYPYYDYMQSNGVIPLDYALFKPLPPNKEAVDSNTLLHYSNVFDAMVDAAYFAMAFLNYTNIPVVVTESGWPSKGAANEPDATIDNANNYNSNLIKHVFNKTGTPKHPGIAVSTYIYELYNEDTKSGPLSEKNWGLFDANGVPIYILHLAGSGAVLANDTSNQTFCIAKDGADPKMIQAALDWACGPGKVECSSLLQGQPCYEPDNVIAHANYAFDSYYNKMGRTPDSCDFKGVATITTSDPSHGSCVYPGSLGKNNTFGNFTAPSMNSSSDSSAYNIHSCELRIRSLLVVTGFLILGVVLV